From a region of the Candida albicans SC5314 chromosome 1, complete sequence genome:
- a CDS encoding uncharacterized protein (Protein of unknown function; transcript detected on high-resolution tiling arrays) yields MSRIYHFDILHSLGDHDITGIQNQIKTCFRYISQENLEALPKQGGFGLLNLRTQLSGGRCRMILHTLIGDQDWQFEIYRLKIQKFINKIQPPKQEDNHQQIVPWYKFLMH; encoded by the coding sequence ATGAGTCGAATCTACCACTTTGACATTCTCCATAGTCTTGGAGACCACGATATAACTGGAATTCAGaaccaaataaaaacatGTTTCCGTTACATTAGTCAAGAAAACTTAGAAGCACTACCAAAACAAGGTGGATTTGGGCTTCTCAACCTCAGAACTCAATTACTGGGAGGAAGGTGTCGAATGATTCTACACACCCTTATCGGTGACCAAGATTGgcaatttgaaatatatcGACTAAAGATAcaaaaattcatcaataaaattCAACCACCAAAACAAGAAGACAACCACCAACAAATTGTGCCATGgtataaatttttgatgCACTAA
- a CDS encoding uncharacterized protein (Predicted ORF in retrotransposon Zorro2 with similarity to retroviral reverse transcriptase proteins) — MLNAASNYMSGLYNKDTKVRHYIENYLAKFPKRLGDDDRSLLAKPITLEELTCELDEASGDKTPGEDGISMKCLKNLWGVCGPALVKEANKIRKTGNLPKDFQRIIITLIPKHGNSIKEINNVRPILLINCALRLISSVVNRRIQKAMINSKIWHNNQHGFIPGRTIQDVTQKLATTIDAIRRHTSSNHAVILIDFRKAFDNINCLYLLLTLTKLNIDDDTIRYCMAVTADHFGQIQLNNRLSSSFKLGKGVRQENPLSPALFNIGLEPLFHKIDQTLTAVKLENGYSVNVLAYADDITIFVDNEGGANLLRKFYTTLKKFSVYK, encoded by the coding sequence ATGTTGAATGCTGCATCTAACTATATGTCTGGATTGTACAATAAGGATACCAAAGTTAGACATTATATAGAAAACTATCTAGCCAAGTTCCCAAAAAGACTTGGCGATGATGATAGGTCGCTCCTAGCTAAACCCATTACGCTAGAAGAACTCACTTGTGAGTTAGATGAAGCCCTGGGAGATAAAACTCCTGGGGAGGATGGTATTTCCATGAAATGTTTAAAGAACCTTTGGGGTGTGTGTGGTCCAGCATTGGTTAAGGAAGCTAATAAAATCCGGAAAACTGGTAATCTACCCAAGGACTTTCAAAGAATCATAATCACATTAATACCAAAACATGGGAATAGTATAAAGGAAATCAACAATGTCCGTCCCATTTTACTCATCAATTGTGCATTACGTCTTATAAGCAGTGTGGTAAATAGACGTATCCAAAAGGCAAtgataaattcaaaaatatgGCACAACAATCAACATGGTTTTATTCCAGGGAGAACTATACAAGATGTCACACAAAAATTAGCCACCACAATCGATGCCATCAGGCGTCATACCAGTAGCAACCATGCAGTTATTTTAATCGATTTCCGTAAAGCTTTTGACAACATCAACTGTTTATACTTGTTACTAACATTAACAAAACTCAACATCGATGACGATACCATACGATACTGTATGGCAGTCACGGCGGACCATTTCGGACAAATTCAACTCAACAACCGGCTTTCGAGTCTGTTCAAATTGGGAAAGGGAGTACGTCAGGAGAACCCTCTATCGCCTGCACTTTTCAACATAGGATTGGAACCTCTTTTCcataaaattgatcaaacaTTAACAGCAgtgaaattagaaaatgGGTATTCTGTAAATGTGTTGGCGTATGCAGATGATATAACAATTTTCGTCGACAATGAAGGGGGGGCTAACTTGTTGAGAAAATTTTACACgactttgaaaaaatttctgGTTTACAAATAA
- the FGR24 gene encoding Fgr24p (Protein encoded in retrotransposon Zorro2 with similarity to retroviral endonuclease-reverse transcriptase proteins; lacks an ortholog in S. cerevisiae; transposon mutation affects filamentous growth): protein MNTILEKYDIIFLQDISPNNTTTLQILTTRLPITVIQSHSNDKTAIAINHKIENLIKIIETNTLNLTEQVSQYVNDVIIQIQNTRIILVSVYYPIADKAPMQVTLTQQLNNELPKTYPIIMGGNFNHILNLATDRQTYGCDKQGEDKSRQESLDLYNNHKLVDVFREFYPNKIWATNKNPQNNRRIDRFHVSSQLMVQIPRFQQIKIPKLKSTHNAITFSYNLEKTQLIGYWSRKGYR from the coding sequence ATGAATACTattcttgaaaaatatgaCATTATCTTTCTACAAGATATATCCCCAAACAACACCACCACATTACAAATTCTTACCACCAGACTACCCATTACTGTCATTCAAAGTCACTCCAACGACAAGACGGCAATTGCTATCAACCACAAAATAGAAAActtgataaaaataattgagACAAACACTTTAAACCTTACTGAACAAGTGAGTCAATATGTCAATGATGTTATAatccaaatccaaaataCACGAATAATTTTGGTCAGCGTATACTATCCAATAGCTGATAAAGCACCAATGCAGGTGACATTAACTCAACAACTTAATAATGAGTTACCCAAAACATACCCAATCATCATGGGAGGGAATTTCAACCACATACTAAACCTTGCCACTGATAGACAAACTTATGGGTGTGACAAACAAGGGGAAGACAAATCAAGACAAGAATCACTTGACTTGTACAACAATCACAAACTTGTTGACGTCTTTAGGGAATTTTACCCAAACAAAATCTGGGCTACTAACAAAAACCCACAAAACAATCGACGTATTGATCGATTCCATGTATCATCACAACTCATGGTACAGATACCACgatttcaacaaatcaaaatacccaaattgaaatcaacaCACAATGCTATAACATTCAGTTATAATCTTGAAAAAACACAACTAATCGGATATTGGTCCAGGAAGGGTTATCGTTAA